A single region of the Hirundo rustica isolate bHirRus1 chromosome 31, bHirRus1.pri.v3, whole genome shotgun sequence genome encodes:
- the LOC120764555 gene encoding zinc finger protein 239-like — MEEETAWKMPWDTQAGNELHTETRVDKSSYHNLVEEAVLSSSKAQEVNKDKKPQRSPMRHACKPGTGSFQEKRPTLCQEDSQSFSQSSDLVIHEQFHDREKPYKCLECGKSFSWSSHLIRHQKIHTGERPYTCGECRKSFSQTSDLVVHQRLHTGERPYKCLECRKSFSKRSSLTYHLRFHTGERPHICLECGKGFIQSSHLISHCRLHTGERPYNCLECGKSFNRSFSLVIHQRVHTGERPYECHECGKRFQTSSDLLMHQRMHTEEKPFHCTDCGKGFIRSPDLVKHWRVHTGERPYRCSKCGKSFTQSSALTSHQRTHW; from the exons ATGGAGGAGGAGACTGCGTGGAAGATGCCCTGGGACacccaggcag ggAATGAGCTGCACACAGAGACCAGGGTAGACAAATCCTCATATCACAAcctcgtggaagaggccgtTTTAAGCAGCTCCAAAGCACAGGAAGTCAACAAGGACAAAAAGCCCCAGAGATCCCCCATGAGGCATGCTTGCAAACCCGGCACAGGGagctttcaggagaaaagacccaccctgtgccaggaagacagccagagcttcagccagagctctgaCCTGGTGATCCATGAGCAGTTTCATGACAGGGAGAAGCCCTACAAAtgcttggaatgtgggaaaagcttcagctggagctcccacctgatccgccaccagaaGATACACACCGGGGAACGGCCCTACACATGTGGGGAATGTcggaagagcttcagccagaccTCCGATCTGGTGGTCCACCAGCGCCTTCACACAGGGGAACGCCCCTACAAGTGCTTGGAATGTAGAAAGAGCTTCAGCAAGAGGTCCAGCCTCACTTACCACCTGCGCTTCCACACCGGGGAACGGCCACACATTtgcttggaatgtgggaagggctttaTCCAGAGCTCCCACCTCATCAGCCACTGCCGGCTGCACACAGGGGAACGGCCATATAActgcttggaatgtgggaagagctttaaCCGCAGCTTCAGCCTTGTCATCCACCAGCGTGTCCACACtggggaacggccctatgagtgtcACGAGTGTGGGAAGcggtttcagaccagctctgATCTCCTCATGCATCAGCGGATGCACACGGAGGAGAAGCCTTTCCATTGCACTGAttgtgggaagggcttcatcCGTAGCCCTGACCTAGTCAAGCATTGGCGtgtccacactggggagaggccctacagGTGCTccaagtgtgggaagagcttcacccAGAGTTCTGCCTTGACCTCACACCAACGGACCCACTGGTAA